From Brassica oleracea var. oleracea cultivar TO1000 chromosome C3, BOL, whole genome shotgun sequence, a single genomic window includes:
- the LOC106331568 gene encoding ubiquitin-fold modifier-conjugating enzyme 1-like, translating into MEEWDPSTKSTLTRIPLLTTKAGPRDGDAWKQRLKEEYKSLIVYTQMNKSNDNDWFRISASNPEGTRWTGKCWYVHNLLKYEFDLQFDIPVTYPATAPELELPEIDGKTQKMYRGGKICLTVHFKPLWAKNCPRFGIAHALCLGLAPWLAAEIPILVDSGMIKHKDDAASSAES; encoded by the exons ATGGAAGAATGGGATCCGAGCACCAAATCGACCCTAACGAGAATCCCTCTCCTGACGACAAAGGCGGGGCCAAGAGACGGCGATGCATGGAAACAGAGGCTGAAAGAAGAGTACAAATCTCTGATCGTATACACACAGATGAACAAGTCCAACGACAACGACTGGTTCCGCATCTCCGCCTCCAATCCCGAAGGTACGCGTTGGACTGGCAAGTGTTGGTACGTTCACAACCTCCTCAAGTACGAGTTCGATCTCCAATTCGATATCCCTGTTACCTACCCCGCCACTGCTCCCGAGCTTGAGTTGCCTGAGATTGACGGCAAAACTCAAAAG ATGTATCGAGGTGGGAAGATTTGTTTGACTGTGCATTTCAAGCCGCTCTGGGCTAAAAACTG CCCTAGGTTTGGTATAGCACATGCACTTTGTTTGGGGCTCGCTCCATGGCTTGCTGCAGAGATTCCAATTCTTGTGGACTCGGGTATGATTAAGCACAAAGATGATGCAGCCTCGTCTGCGGAATCGTAG